A window from Hoeflea sp. IMCC20628 encodes these proteins:
- a CDS encoding DNA-3-methyladenine glycosylase, which produces MRRIDSMDDVAEGLMALAQIDARLARAIELAGPVPLRRKPPGYAALTEIILSQMVSKASANALWRKLELAAGEISPSAVLELSDAQLRTAGLSRAKAATLRRVGEAVLGGELDLEHLCGLEGREAIKRLTAIKGLGPWTAEVYLLFCAGHPDIFPAGDVALQSAAAHMLGLEVRPQTRALAGLAEHWSPWRGVAARLLWAYYAQVMRRDAAPLGD; this is translated from the coding sequence ATGCGTCGAATTGACAGCATGGACGATGTTGCCGAGGGCCTGATGGCATTGGCACAGATCGACGCGCGACTGGCCCGGGCCATTGAACTCGCCGGTCCGGTGCCGTTGCGGCGCAAACCGCCGGGCTATGCCGCGTTGACCGAAATCATCCTGTCGCAAATGGTCTCCAAAGCCAGCGCCAACGCGCTCTGGCGCAAACTGGAACTGGCGGCGGGCGAGATCAGCCCGTCGGCGGTGCTGGAACTGTCGGATGCGCAATTGCGGACAGCGGGGCTGTCGCGGGCCAAGGCCGCAACATTGCGGCGGGTCGGTGAAGCGGTGCTTGGCGGAGAGCTTGATCTTGAGCATCTGTGCGGGCTGGAGGGGCGCGAGGCGATCAAACGCCTGACGGCGATCAAAGGCCTGGGGCCATGGACGGCCGAGGTCTATCTGTTGTTCTGCGCCGGGCATCCGGACATTTTCCCGGCTGGCGATGTGGCGTTGCAAAGTGCTGCGGCGCATATGCTGGGGCTGGAGGTCCGGCCGCAAACGCGCGCACTGGCCGGTCTGGCTGAACACTGGAGTCCGTGGCGCGGTGTGGCGGCAAGGCTGCTCTGGGCTTATTATGCGCAAGTGATGCGCCGCGATGCAGCGCCACTTGGAGACTGA
- a CDS encoding DUF4442 domain-containing protein, whose amino-acid sequence MKANTLRRGMNLWPPLLCAGIRIRCISEDFRAVDAELRERFYNKNYVGCHFGGSLFAMTDPFWMLMVMRNLDRSYTVWDKSAEIVFLKPGRGTVSASFRLTDAMLDDIRANTEAEGSKCLQAYSVDIIDGDGDAVARVSKTLHIRRKSDTRSRIGG is encoded by the coding sequence ATGAAAGCAAATACCCTCCGCCGCGGGATGAACCTGTGGCCGCCGCTGCTGTGTGCCGGGATCAGGATTCGCTGCATCAGCGAAGATTTCCGTGCCGTCGATGCCGAATTGCGGGAACGATTCTACAACAAGAACTATGTCGGCTGCCATTTCGGCGGGTCGCTTTTTGCCATGACCGATCCATTCTGGATGTTGATGGTGATGCGCAATCTCGACCGCAGCTACACCGTCTGGGACAAGTCGGCTGAAATCGTGTTCTTGAAGCCCGGACGCGGCACCGTCTCGGCAAGTTTCCGGCTCACTGATGCCATGCTCGATGACATCCGCGCCAACACCGAGGCCGAGGGTTCCAAATGTCTTCAGGCCTATTCTGTCGATATCATTGATGGTGACGGCGACGCCGTGGCACGGGTCAGCAAGACCCTGCACATTCGCCGCAAATCTGACACGCGAAGCCGTATCGGCGGCTGA
- a CDS encoding YihY/virulence factor BrkB family protein: MQRIRPVIVDAVTHFNNDDGWAMASHVALSIILALFPFMIFGTALASFLGANAYAETASHLIFDAWPESIAEPISREVVNVLTVERGGLLTVSVLAAAFFSANGVGALRVSLNRAYRVTETRSWYVTRAQDLVFVVVAVLVIMAISFLLVLAPLALKLARQFAPWMETMISAVDNWRILVAVLVLVGGLITSHLWLPCGHRKLIEVMPGIGVTLIAWIAGALTFASYLNQFATYASTYAGLASIMIALVFLYIIAAIFILGAEINAALLKARTCSEAAQGPAL; this comes from the coding sequence TTGCAACGTATCCGGCCGGTGATCGTGGACGCCGTCACCCATTTCAACAATGACGATGGCTGGGCGATGGCCAGTCATGTGGCGCTGTCCATCATTCTGGCGCTGTTTCCATTCATGATTTTCGGAACGGCGCTGGCAAGTTTTCTTGGTGCCAATGCCTATGCCGAAACCGCTTCTCATCTGATTTTCGATGCCTGGCCAGAATCCATCGCCGAACCGATTTCGCGTGAGGTCGTCAATGTGCTGACTGTGGAGCGTGGCGGCTTGTTGACGGTTTCTGTGCTCGCCGCGGCGTTCTTTTCAGCCAATGGTGTCGGCGCGCTCCGGGTCTCGCTCAACCGCGCCTACCGGGTGACGGAAACCCGCTCGTGGTATGTAACGCGGGCGCAAGATCTGGTTTTTGTCGTGGTCGCAGTGCTGGTGATCATGGCGATCAGTTTCCTGCTGGTGTTGGCGCCATTGGCGCTCAAACTGGCGCGGCAATTCGCTCCATGGATGGAGACGATGATTTCAGCGGTGGACAATTGGCGAATTCTGGTTGCCGTTCTGGTTCTGGTCGGCGGCCTGATCACATCGCATCTCTGGCTGCCCTGTGGCCACCGCAAGCTGATAGAGGTGATGCCGGGAATTGGCGTGACGCTCATTGCATGGATTGCCGGCGCGCTGACATTTGCCAGTTATCTCAACCAATTCGCCACATATGCATCAACCTATGCAGGTCTCGCGTCGATCATGATCGCTCTGGTCTTTCTCTATATCATTGCGGCGATCTTCATTCTGGGTGCGGAAATCAACGCCGCCCTTCTCAAGGCGCGCACCTGTTCTGAAGCGGCACAGGGTCCAGCTCTCTAA
- a CDS encoding STAS/SEC14 domain-containing protein has protein sequence MIDFMNESSGDTLGIHASGKLTRTDYETILIPQLAELFKAHGQLNIVFYMDQTFEGWDLEAAWDDASYGLMHRADFGKLAVVGGPAWVDRSIKLIGFLMKGEIKVFGSDQLAQAWQWIST, from the coding sequence ATGATTGATTTCATGAATGAAAGCAGTGGCGACACGCTTGGCATTCATGCCAGCGGCAAATTGACCAGGACGGATTATGAGACCATCCTCATTCCGCAGTTGGCGGAATTGTTCAAAGCACACGGACAGCTCAACATCGTCTTTTACATGGATCAGACATTTGAAGGCTGGGATCTCGAAGCCGCTTGGGACGACGCCTCTTATGGCCTCATGCATCGCGCTGATTTCGGAAAGCTGGCAGTGGTCGGCGGCCCCGCCTGGGTCGACCGAAGCATCAAGCTGATCGGATTTCTGATGAAGGGCGAGATCAAGGTCTTCGGTTCAGACCAACTGGCTCAAGCCTGGCAGTGGATCAGCACCTGA
- a CDS encoding SDR family oxidoreductase, which produces MNGENRKKTILVTGCSSGIGAYCARALKAEGWQVIASARTPGDISRLKEDGIEALHLDYADPASITDFFEKAMTATGGRCDALFNNGGYGQVGAIEDLPVDALRAQFEANFFGWHDLTRRVIPVMRAQGHGRIVQCSSILGLVPMRFRGAYNASKHALEGLSVTLALELQDSGIHVSLIEPGAIASEFRANCLPHLERHIDIENSVHRKDYQAQLRRLEKEERSDSGKLGPDAVYKVLNHALTAPRPRYHYPVTRAAKLGVIARRLLPARLFYPWLAGKD; this is translated from the coding sequence ATGAATGGTGAAAACCGAAAAAAGACGATTCTGGTGACCGGTTGCTCAAGCGGAATCGGCGCCTATTGCGCACGTGCGCTCAAGGCGGAAGGCTGGCAGGTGATCGCCTCGGCCCGCACGCCCGGTGACATCTCGAGGCTCAAGGAAGACGGCATCGAGGCGCTTCACCTTGATTACGCCGATCCGGCCAGCATTACCGATTTCTTCGAGAAGGCCATGACCGCCACCGGTGGGCGCTGCGATGCTCTGTTCAACAATGGTGGTTACGGACAGGTCGGCGCGATCGAAGACCTGCCTGTCGATGCCTTGCGCGCCCAGTTCGAGGCCAATTTTTTCGGCTGGCACGACCTGACCCGAAGGGTGATTCCGGTGATGCGGGCGCAAGGTCATGGCCGCATCGTGCAATGTTCGTCCATTCTTGGCCTGGTTCCGATGCGGTTTCGCGGCGCTTACAATGCGTCCAAACATGCATTGGAGGGCTTGTCGGTCACGCTGGCGCTCGAGTTGCAGGACTCCGGCATTCACGTCAGTCTGATTGAACCCGGTGCTATCGCCAGCGAGTTCCGGGCCAATTGCCTGCCACATCTCGAACGTCACATCGACATCGAGAACTCGGTCCACCGAAAGGACTATCAGGCCCAGTTGCGGCGTCTTGAAAAGGAAGAACGGTCAGACAGCGGCAAGCTCGGCCCTGACGCGGTCTACAAGGTCCTGAACCATGCCCTGACCGCGCCGCGTCCACGCTATCACTACCCGGTGACGCGGGCGGCGAAACTGGGTGTCATCGCCCGCAGGCTTTTGCCGGCACGATTGTTCTACCCCTGGCTGGCCGGCAAGGACTGA
- a CDS encoding cob(I)yrinic acid a,c-diamide adenosyltransferase: MVKLNKIYTRTGDDGTTGLVAGERRPKYDLRIEAYGTVDEANAVIGMVRLHTASMPDLDAMLMRIQNDCFDLGADLATPDTGKKLDYEPLRIVDSQVDRVEADIDTLNADLEPLRSFVLPGGTAAAAYLHLGRTVVRRAERCMVELADQDGESVSPAAIRFTNRLSDFLFVAARWVNDHGRADVLWVPGKNR, encoded by the coding sequence ATGGTCAAACTCAACAAGATCTACACCCGGACCGGCGACGACGGCACCACCGGTCTGGTCGCAGGCGAGCGGCGCCCGAAATATGATCTCCGCATCGAGGCCTATGGCACTGTCGATGAAGCCAACGCCGTGATCGGCATGGTGCGACTGCACACAGCTTCCATGCCCGACCTCGACGCCATGCTGATGCGGATCCAGAATGATTGCTTTGATCTGGGCGCCGATCTGGCCACGCCCGACACCGGCAAGAAGCTCGATTACGAACCTTTGCGCATTGTCGATTCGCAAGTTGACCGGGTGGAGGCAGATATCGACACCCTCAACGCCGATCTCGAGCCGCTGCGATCATTTGTCCTACCCGGCGGAACTGCCGCTGCGGCCTATCTGCACCTTGGCCGCACCGTGGTCCGCCGCGCTGAACGATGCATGGTCGAACTGGCCGATCAGGACGGCGAGAGTGTCAGCCCGGCTGCCATCCGCTTCACCAACCGCTTGTCGGATTTTCTGTTTGTCGCCGCCCGATGGGTCAATGATCACGGCCGCGCCGATGTGCTTTGGGTTCCCGGCAAAAACCGCTAG
- a CDS encoding YqaA family protein — protein MLRKLYNWTMSLAGTRHAEKALFGVSFAESSFFPIPPDVLLIPMTLAKPRNWIRFALICTVASVIGAFVGYAIGMFLYESVGKWLLETYGAADKFEKISQWYNTWGGWGVLFAAITPFPYKVLTIFSGATGLNLVIFAIVSVIGRAFRFFLVTWLLSRFGEPIRLFIEKYLGLLFTLFMVLLVGGFYAIKYVF, from the coding sequence ATGCTTCGCAAACTGTACAACTGGACCATGTCGCTGGCGGGCACCCGTCATGCCGAAAAGGCGCTTTTTGGCGTGTCCTTCGCGGAAAGCTCGTTCTTTCCGATTCCGCCGGACGTGCTGCTCATCCCGATGACGCTTGCCAAACCGCGAAACTGGATCCGCTTTGCGCTGATCTGCACCGTTGCATCGGTGATCGGCGCATTCGTCGGCTATGCCATCGGCATGTTCCTATACGAGAGCGTTGGAAAGTGGCTTCTGGAAACCTATGGCGCCGCCGACAAGTTCGAGAAGATTTCGCAGTGGTACAACACCTGGGGTGGCTGGGGCGTGCTGTTTGCGGCGATAACGCCGTTTCCCTACAAGGTCCTGACGATATTTTCCGGCGCCACCGGCCTCAATCTGGTCATCTTCGCCATCGTCAGCGTCATTGGCCGGGCATTCCGGTTCTTCCTTGTGACCTGGTTGCTGTCCCGCTTCGGCGAGCCTATCCGGTTGTTCATCGAAAAATATCTCGGCCTTCTTTTCACCCTGTTCATGGTGCTGTTGGTCGGTGGATTTTATGCAATCAAATATGTGTTCTGA
- a CDS encoding rhomboid family intramembrane serine protease has protein sequence MFIPLHDSNDLKYIKLQWVTWSLIAINVLVWIITGLAGAESEFSNAAVLGLGFIPSVVNDIAELPASMVLVPEDATYVTYSFLHGNLLHLGSNMIFLWVFGDNVEDAMGHIRFLIFYFLCAAAGAFMHGLLLPESNGPLIGASGAVAGVIAAYLMLHPRVRVWVLVLGRIPLPLPAYIPLLFWVVFQFFMVVTDIGGEVSWGAHVGGIVAGAVLVLVFRRSGVPLFDRNIETPKAVVHKSPQPVAEKTAAQAPPAKWGR, from the coding sequence ATGTTCATTCCCCTGCATGATTCCAACGACCTAAAATATATCAAGCTGCAATGGGTCACCTGGTCACTGATCGCGATCAACGTTCTTGTCTGGATTATTACCGGACTGGCCGGCGCCGAGAGCGAATTCTCCAATGCCGCCGTTCTCGGACTGGGCTTTATCCCCTCGGTGGTCAATGACATTGCCGAGCTTCCCGCATCCATGGTCCTGGTGCCAGAGGACGCGACCTATGTCACCTACAGCTTCTTGCATGGGAACCTGCTGCATCTCGGCTCAAACATGATCTTCTTGTGGGTTTTCGGCGACAATGTCGAAGATGCCATGGGCCACATCAGGTTTCTTATATTCTATTTCCTGTGTGCCGCTGCCGGTGCTTTCATGCACGGGTTGCTGTTGCCGGAGTCCAACGGCCCATTGATCGGCGCTTCCGGCGCAGTCGCCGGCGTTATTGCAGCCTATCTCATGCTGCACCCTCGGGTTCGGGTCTGGGTTCTGGTGCTCGGCCGCATCCCACTGCCATTGCCTGCCTACATTCCGTTGTTGTTCTGGGTGGTGTTTCAGTTCTTCATGGTCGTCACCGACATTGGCGGCGAAGTGTCCTGGGGAGCTCATGTCGGCGGCATTGTCGCGGGTGCGGTTCTGGTGCTCGTCTTCCGGCGCTCGGGCGTCCCTCTTTTCGACAGAAACATCGAAACTCCGAAAGCCGTGGTCCACAAATCCCCTCAGCCGGTTGCAGAAAAAACTGCCGCTCAAGCCCCGCCCGCCAAGTGGGGTCGGTAG
- a CDS encoding 3-hydroxybutyryl-CoA dehydrogenase, producing MGNQIKSVGIIGAGQMGGGIAHVCAMADYDVYVHDVSADKLQTMLATISGNLARQVSSGKTTEAEREAALARIHLSPEMSGLAAMDMVIEAATEDETVKRKIYQQLCPVLNPEALLATNTSSLSITRLASATDRPERFIGIHFMNPVPVMKLVELVRGIATEDTTFKTARAFIDTLDKTITVAEDFPAFIVNRILLPMINEAIYTLYEGVGSVVAIDTAMKLGANHPMGPLQLADFIGLDTCLSIMQVLHDGLSDSKYRPCPLLVKYVEAGWLGRKSGRGFYDYRGDVPVPTR from the coding sequence ATGGGCAACCAGATCAAGAGTGTTGGCATTATCGGCGCAGGCCAGATGGGTGGCGGCATAGCTCATGTCTGCGCCATGGCAGATTACGATGTCTACGTTCATGACGTGTCGGCGGACAAGCTTCAGACAATGCTCGCCACCATCAGCGGCAATCTTGCAAGGCAGGTCTCCTCCGGCAAGACCACGGAAGCAGAGCGCGAAGCAGCACTGGCCCGAATCCACCTGTCCCCGGAAATGTCCGGACTGGCGGCCATGGACATGGTCATTGAAGCCGCGACTGAAGACGAGACGGTCAAGCGCAAGATCTATCAGCAGCTCTGCCCGGTTCTCAATCCCGAGGCGCTTCTGGCCACCAACACCTCGTCGCTGTCGATCACCCGCCTTGCCTCTGCGACCGACCGGCCCGAACGCTTTATCGGCATTCATTTCATGAATCCGGTCCCAGTGATGAAACTGGTGGAACTTGTGCGCGGCATCGCCACCGAAGACACCACCTTCAAGACCGCCCGCGCCTTCATCGACACACTCGACAAGACGATCACCGTCGCCGAGGATTTTCCCGCCTTCATCGTCAACCGCATCCTGCTGCCGATGATCAACGAGGCAATCTACACGCTCTATGAGGGCGTCGGGTCGGTGGTAGCCATCGACACCGCCATGAAGCTCGGGGCCAACCATCCGATGGGACCGCTGCAACTGGCCGATTTCATCGGGCTCGACACCTGCCTGTCGATCATGCAGGTCCTCCATGACGGGCTATCGGATTCGAAATACCGGCCCTGCCCGCTGCTGGTCAAATATGTCGAAGCCGGTTGGCTTGGCCGCAAATCCGGTCGCGGCTTTTATGATTACCGCGGCGACGTTCCCGTCCCTACACGGTAA
- a CDS encoding HNH endonuclease, whose translation MTIFVSPQSLPALVLNADYRPLSYYPLSLWSWQDAVKAVFLDRVQIVAEYDHSVSSPTFSMRVPSVVCLKTYIKPSRFPAFTRFNLFLRDRFECQYCGSPNELTFDHVIPRRCGGETTWENVVAACSPCNLRKGGVMPRQAGMIPQQKPYRPSVQDLHKNGRMFPPNHLHESWMDYLYWDVELQP comes from the coding sequence GTGACGATTTTTGTATCCCCGCAGTCACTGCCGGCGCTCGTCCTGAACGCTGATTACAGGCCTTTGAGTTACTATCCTTTGTCGCTTTGGTCGTGGCAGGATGCCGTCAAGGCTGTGTTTCTCGACCGTGTGCAGATTGTCGCCGAATATGACCACTCCGTGTCATCACCGACCTTTTCGATGCGGGTGCCGAGCGTGGTCTGTCTGAAAACCTATATCAAACCGTCACGATTCCCGGCATTCACGCGCTTCAACCTGTTTCTGCGCGACCGGTTTGAATGCCAGTATTGCGGATCTCCCAATGAGCTGACATTCGACCACGTCATCCCGCGGCGTTGCGGCGGGGAAACCACATGGGAAAATGTGGTGGCGGCCTGTTCGCCCTGCAATCTGCGTAAAGGCGGGGTGATGCCCAGGCAGGCGGGCATGATCCCGCAGCAAAAGCCGTATCGCCCCAGTGTGCAGGATCTGCACAAGAACGGACGGATGTTTCCGCCAAACCATCTGCATGAGAGCTGGATGGACTATCTTTACTGGGACGTCGAACTGCAGCCCTGA
- a CDS encoding twin transmembrane helix small protein, giving the protein MSSVTYVLSIIVMLSVAAVLVRGLVNMARGGNANLSNKLMQMRVLLQFIAVVLIVATVWLTGGGR; this is encoded by the coding sequence ATGTCGTCCGTTACCTATGTCCTGTCGATCATCGTCATGCTGTCCGTGGCCGCTGTGCTGGTGCGCGGCCTCGTCAATATGGCGCGTGGCGGCAATGCCAACCTGTCCAACAAGCTGATGCAGATGCGCGTGCTCCTGCAATTCATTGCAGTCGTGCTGATTGTCGCCACGGTCTGGCTCACCGGCGGCGGCCGCTGA
- a CDS encoding electron transfer flavoprotein subunit alpha/FixB family protein, translated as MAILILAEHDHASLSDQTAKAVSAASQIGGDVHVLVAGKDAKPAADAAAKLDGVSKVLLAEGDEYANRLAEPLAALVVSLAGDYDTLMAPATTSGKNVMPRIAALLDVMQISDIIEVISVDTFKRPIYAGNALQTVKSSDAKRVITVRTATFSAAGEGGSASVETIASAGDPGLSSFVKDAIATSDRPELTSAKIIISGGRALGSSEKFQSVILPVADKLGAAVGASRAAVDAGYAPNDWQVGQTGKVVAPDLYIACGISGAIQHLAGMKDSKVIVAINKDEEAPIFQVADYGLVADLFEALPELEKAL; from the coding sequence ATGGCCATTCTCATACTAGCCGAACACGACCACGCCTCGCTGTCCGATCAGACCGCCAAGGCCGTCAGCGCCGCATCCCAGATTGGCGGCGACGTGCATGTGCTTGTTGCCGGCAAGGACGCCAAACCAGCAGCCGATGCAGCAGCCAAGCTCGACGGCGTCTCCAAGGTGCTGCTGGCCGAAGGCGATGAATACGCCAACCGGCTTGCCGAACCGCTGGCCGCTCTGGTTGTCTCGCTTGCGGGCGACTACGACACGCTGATGGCGCCTGCGACAACGTCGGGCAAGAACGTCATGCCGCGGATTGCAGCGCTTCTGGATGTCATGCAGATCTCCGACATCATCGAGGTGATCTCGGTCGACACGTTCAAGCGTCCGATCTATGCCGGCAACGCGCTGCAGACCGTCAAGTCGAGCGATGCCAAGCGCGTCATCACGGTGCGCACGGCCACCTTCTCCGCTGCCGGCGAAGGCGGATCAGCCTCGGTTGAAACCATTGCATCTGCCGGCGATCCGGGCCTGTCCTCCTTCGTCAAGGATGCGATTGCCACCAGCGATCGTCCGGAACTGACCTCTGCCAAGATCATCATCTCGGGCGGACGTGCGCTTGGATCATCGGAAAAGTTCCAGAGCGTCATCCTGCCGGTGGCCGACAAGCTCGGCGCCGCCGTTGGCGCATCCCGCGCCGCGGTCGATGCGGGTTATGCCCCCAATGACTGGCAGGTCGGCCAGACCGGCAAGGTGGTTGCCCCGGATCTCTACATTGCCTGCGGCATTTCAGGTGCCATCCAGCACCTGGCCGGCATGAAGGACTCCAAGGTCATCGTCGCCATCAACAAGGACGAGGAAGCGCCGATCTTCCAGGTCGCCGACTATGGTTTGGTCGCGGATCTGTTCGAAGCACTCCCCGAACTCGAAAAAGCGCTTTGA
- the gluQRS gene encoding tRNA glutamyl-Q(34) synthetase GluQRS has translation MPNVSTTTNQDQPTPTVRFAPSPNGLLHVGHVRSAVLNWRYAADLGGIFLLRIEDIDIGRARPEYEAAIFEDLAWLGIGWPAPVRRQSEHFADYEAALTELRKLDLLYPAFMSRSEAQAQVRKIESTGQSWPRDPDGAAHYPGDDRNLPSAERTRRIADGAPHAWRLDMKAALKGLGTTLLWDEHGEGPAGETGKIAADPAAWGDVALARRDFPASYHLAVTVDDAIQDITDVIRGQDLFAATSVHRLLQQLLGLPVPRYRHHSLVLDSTGRKLSKSDGAASIASLRDEGVTPADVMNRAGVADIRLGEPSA, from the coding sequence ATGCCCAACGTCAGCACCACCACAAACCAGGATCAGCCCACCCCGACGGTGCGGTTCGCGCCCAGCCCGAACGGTCTGCTTCATGTCGGGCATGTCCGGTCAGCGGTACTCAATTGGCGCTACGCCGCTGATCTTGGCGGCATATTCCTGCTGCGGATCGAAGATATCGACATTGGCAGAGCCCGGCCCGAATACGAGGCCGCAATTTTCGAGGATCTTGCATGGCTCGGGATTGGCTGGCCCGCACCGGTCCGGCGTCAATCCGAACATTTTGCCGACTACGAAGCAGCGTTGACGGAATTGCGCAAGCTGGACCTGCTGTATCCGGCCTTCATGAGCCGCTCGGAAGCTCAAGCCCAGGTCAGAAAAATCGAATCGACCGGTCAGTCATGGCCGCGCGATCCCGATGGCGCTGCACATTACCCCGGCGATGACCGCAACCTGCCCAGCGCCGAACGAACCCGGAGGATCGCAGACGGTGCGCCGCATGCGTGGCGGCTCGACATGAAAGCCGCCCTGAAAGGACTGGGGACCACACTGTTATGGGATGAGCATGGGGAGGGCCCCGCTGGCGAAACCGGCAAGATTGCCGCTGACCCCGCAGCCTGGGGCGACGTGGCTTTGGCACGCAGGGATTTTCCGGCAAGCTATCATCTGGCAGTCACTGTCGATGACGCCATCCAGGACATAACCGACGTCATTCGCGGACAGGACCTGTTCGCGGCGACTTCGGTCCATCGGTTGCTGCAGCAATTGCTCGGCTTGCCGGTTCCGCGATACCGGCACCACAGCCTGGTTCTCGACTCGACCGGGCGAAAGCTTTCCAAGAGCGACGGGGCCGCCTCGATCGCTTCGCTCAGGGACGAGGGGGTCACTCCCGCTGACGTCATGAACCGGGCCGGCGTGGCGGATATCAGGTTGGGCGAACCATCCGCTTGA
- a CDS encoding disulfide bond formation protein B, translating into MPVSDLTTSSTNRARTMTALFLAVAMAIVVGTALAFEHIGGYIPCALCLEQRMPYYVGAPLMLVAAVISLAGGPSWAVRGLLAVGGLLMLYGLVLGVYHSGVEWHWWDGPASCATSADAVTKDAGSLLGDLSSKKPPSCDSAALRVLGLSFAGWNVLASAALAAIAIRGALIKH; encoded by the coding sequence ATGCCAGTTTCTGACCTGACCACCTCCTCCACCAACCGTGCCCGGACCATGACAGCGCTGTTTCTCGCAGTCGCCATGGCGATTGTTGTCGGCACGGCGCTCGCCTTCGAGCATATCGGCGGCTACATCCCCTGCGCCCTCTGCCTCGAACAACGCATGCCCTATTATGTCGGCGCGCCCTTGATGCTGGTCGCAGCGGTGATATCGCTGGCAGGTGGTCCATCCTGGGCTGTGCGCGGACTATTGGCAGTCGGCGGGTTGCTGATGCTGTATGGCCTTGTGCTCGGCGTCTACCACTCCGGTGTCGAATGGCATTGGTGGGACGGCCCCGCATCCTGCGCCACCTCCGCCGATGCCGTGACCAAGGATGCCGGTTCCCTGCTTGGCGATCTGAGCTCGAAAAAGCCGCCATCGTGCGATTCGGCCGCCCTGCGCGTGCTCGGTCTTTCCTTTGCCGGCTGGAACGTGCTGGCCAGTGCCGCTCTTGCCGCAATCGCCATTCGTGGCGCGCTGATCAAGCACTGA
- a CDS encoding electron transfer flavoprotein subunit beta/FixA family protein — protein MKILVPVKRVVDYNVKIRVKSDGSGVDLTNVKMSMNPFDEIAIEEALRLREAGKATEVIAVSIGPAKAEETLRTALAMGADRAILVEVDGIVEPLAVAKILKAIAAEENPDLVILGKQAIDDDANQTGQMLSALLGWSQATFASKVEIGDGSADVTREVDGGLQTISVKLPAIVTTDLRLNEPRYASLPNIMKAKKKPLDKKTAADYGVDTAPRLEVIKTEEPGGRKAGVKVASVAELVDKLKNEAGVL, from the coding sequence ATGAAAATTCTCGTGCCGGTCAAGCGGGTGGTTGATTACAACGTCAAGATCCGGGTGAAGTCCGATGGCAGCGGCGTCGATCTGACCAATGTGAAGATGTCGATGAATCCGTTCGACGAGATCGCCATCGAGGAAGCGCTGCGCCTGCGGGAAGCCGGCAAGGCCACCGAAGTGATCGCCGTGTCGATCGGACCGGCCAAGGCCGAGGAAACCCTGCGCACCGCACTCGCCATGGGCGCCGACCGGGCAATCCTGGTTGAAGTCGACGGCATCGTCGAGCCGCTCGCTGTTGCCAAGATCCTCAAGGCCATCGCCGCCGAGGAAAATCCGGATCTGGTGATCCTCGGCAAGCAGGCGATTGATGATGACGCCAACCAGACCGGCCAGATGCTCTCGGCATTGCTCGGCTGGAGCCAGGCCACCTTCGCCTCCAAGGTCGAAATCGGCGATGGTTCTGCCGATGTCACCCGCGAAGTCGATGGCGGGTTGCAGACCATTTCGGTCAAGCTGCCGGCCATCGTCACCACCGATCTGCGCCTCAACGAGCCGCGCTACGCCTCCTTGCCCAACATCATGAAGGCCAAGAAGAAGCCGCTCGACAAGAAGACGGCGGCTGATTACGGCGTCGACACCGCGCCGCGGCTCGAGGTGATCAAGACCGAGGAACCCGGCGGCCGCAAGGCAGGCGTCAAGGTCGCTTCGGTGGCCGAACTGGTCGACAAGCTCAAGAACGAAGCAGGCGTGCTGTAA